One Candidatus Saccharibacteria bacterium RAAC3_TM7_1 genomic region harbors:
- a CDS encoding 50S ribosomal protein L18 (RAAC3_TM7_1_747) has protein sequence MDNLKKKLLNKNLRKNRVRAKVTGTAERPRLSVTISNLHVSAQLIDDVKSATIASATTVGKKATGTMTEKAATIGTEIAKKAVKGKIKSVVFDRNGRQYAGRLKALADAARKEGLEF, from the coding sequence ATGGATAACCTCAAGAAAAAATTACTCAACAAGAATCTGCGCAAGAACCGCGTGCGCGCAAAAGTTACAGGCACCGCCGAGCGTCCACGCCTCAGCGTGACGATCAGCAACTTGCACGTCAGTGCCCAGCTAATTGACGACGTCAAAAGCGCCACGATCGCTTCAGCTACGACGGTTGGCAAGAAAGCTACCGGGACGATGACCGAAAAAGCCGCTACTATCGGTACGGAGATCGCAAAGAAGGCCGTTAAAGGAAAAATTAAATCAGTAGTGTTCGACCGCAACGGCCGCCAGTATGCTGGCCGGCTTAAGGCGCTCGCCGACGCTGCTCGTAAAGAAGGATTGGAGTTCTAG
- a CDS encoding 30S ribosomal protein S11 (RAAC3_TM7_1_738), with the protein MAEATTTQKPTTTRKKQRRSVPAGQMHVQASFNNTIITFTDKKGAVLCASSAGACGFRGSKKGTAYAAQVAAEKAAELARSLHGMKSVDVFVKGVGLGRDAAIRAVSAFDMQVDSITDVTSVPHGGVRPRKARRV; encoded by the coding sequence ATGGCAGAAGCAACTACAACTCAAAAGCCGACAACCACGCGTAAAAAGCAGCGTCGTTCAGTTCCGGCTGGTCAGATGCATGTTCAGGCATCGTTTAACAACACGATCATTACCTTTACCGATAAAAAGGGCGCGGTACTCTGCGCTTCAAGCGCCGGTGCTTGCGGTTTTCGTGGTAGTAAAAAAGGTACGGCTTACGCCGCTCAAGTAGCCGCTGAAAAAGCAGCCGAGCTGGCTCGCAGCCTACACGGCATGAAGAGTGTCGATGTCTTCGTGAAAGGCGTCGGACTTGGTCGTGATGCGGCTATTCGTGCCGTCAGTGCCTTCGACATGCAAGTTGACAGTATTACCGATGTGACGAGCGTCCCGCATGGCGGCGTCCGTCCACGAAAGGCAAGGAGAGTCTAG
- a CDS encoding DNA-directed RNA polymerase subunit alpha, nonfunctional (RAAC3_TM7_1_736), with protein MSNAIHNPALAGIDEHSGVSATFTIEPLHAGYGNTLGNSLRRVLLSSIRGGAIVAFRVEGASHEFTTISGVKEDVVDIMLNLKNVRLKVHTDEPIELRLEKKGAGAVTAGDIKTTADVEVVNPKQVICTIDDPKKSVVMDLVVESGRGYRTIEESSTSRLHSDMIALDAVFSPVLRVRYKVDPTRVGQETNLDKLRLTIETDGTIEPKEAFEEAAAILVNQYTALAGSTTVEAAPALGQDEEDDSNELNTPIEELNLSARTANALVNNDIRTVHDLVTLSEQDLRELKGFGSKALDEVKEKLAELEL; from the coding sequence ATGTCAAACGCTATTCACAACCCTGCACTGGCTGGCATCGACGAACACTCTGGCGTGAGCGCTACTTTTACGATTGAGCCGCTCCACGCTGGATATGGCAATACGCTCGGAAACAGTCTGCGCCGCGTCTTGCTCTCGAGCATTCGTGGTGGCGCGATCGTGGCGTTCCGTGTTGAAGGAGCATCACACGAGTTTACTACCATCTCTGGCGTCAAGGAAGATGTCGTCGACATCATGCTTAACCTCAAGAATGTTCGCCTGAAAGTTCACACTGATGAGCCGATCGAGCTTCGCCTCGAGAAGAAAGGCGCTGGCGCGGTCACTGCCGGTGATATCAAAACCACGGCAGACGTAGAAGTCGTCAACCCAAAACAAGTCATCTGTACAATCGATGACCCGAAGAAGTCGGTAGTTATGGATCTCGTGGTCGAATCTGGCCGCGGTTACCGCACCATTGAAGAATCTTCGACAAGTCGTCTTCACAGCGACATGATCGCACTCGATGCCGTCTTTAGCCCAGTGCTTCGGGTTCGCTACAAAGTTGACCCAACCCGTGTTGGTCAAGAGACCAATCTTGACAAGCTCCGTCTAACTATCGAGACTGATGGCACTATTGAGCCGAAAGAAGCTTTTGAAGAAGCAGCTGCTATCCTGGTCAACCAATACACAGCTCTAGCTGGTAGTACGACCGTCGAGGCTGCACCTGCGCTTGGTCAGGACGAAGAGGACGACTCAAACGAGCTGAACACGCCAATCGAAGAGTTGAATCTCAGCGCTCGTACGGCAAACGCGCTTGTCAACAACGACATCCGCACCGTCCACGACCTTGTGACACTTTCTGAACAGGATCTGCGCGAACTCAAGGGCTTTGGCTCAAAAGCGCTCGACGAAGTGAAAGAAAAGCTAGCGGAGTTGGAGCTGTAG
- a CDS encoding diacylglycerol kinase catalytic subunit (RAAC3_TM7_1_732) — protein MPAIFSHIAIIFNPESTGNAPTLAKKLAKDLKGRGYASRLEPTKRVGHAIEIAKRISLKHKRPLIISVSGDGGYNEVINGVMAAKRVSKKANPVVSVLGAGNANDHYRVMHDEPIIDLIAKNSVQLMDLISISVTAPRFSLERYAHSYIGFGITPEIGDELNRHSKDIFSEIVLVIKSFMKFKPFTISHEGVKRVCDSLLFANINEMAKFVSLDDKNTTYDNLFTMIEFGHRGKTSLLLTLLKAATLGLRNQPSYREYTFTILDELAVQCDGEIDTLQAGAKVTIKSRPHAIDSLH, from the coding sequence ATGCCTGCTATCTTCTCGCATATTGCCATTATCTTCAACCCTGAGAGTACGGGAAACGCGCCAACGCTCGCCAAGAAGCTAGCGAAAGACTTGAAGGGGCGTGGCTACGCATCACGTTTAGAGCCGACGAAGCGCGTTGGTCACGCGATCGAGATAGCAAAACGTATCAGCCTGAAACACAAACGGCCACTTATTATCTCCGTCAGTGGTGACGGCGGCTACAATGAAGTCATTAACGGGGTGATGGCCGCAAAAAGGGTGTCAAAGAAAGCGAACCCCGTCGTCTCAGTACTCGGTGCTGGCAACGCCAACGACCACTACCGTGTCATGCACGATGAGCCAATCATCGATCTGATTGCGAAGAACAGCGTCCAGCTGATGGATCTCATCTCCATCAGCGTCACTGCGCCGCGATTTTCACTGGAGCGCTACGCGCATTCGTATATCGGCTTTGGTATTACGCCAGAAATTGGTGACGAACTAAATCGCCATAGTAAAGATATATTTAGCGAAATCGTACTAGTGATAAAGAGTTTTATGAAGTTTAAGCCATTCACCATCTCGCATGAGGGGGTCAAGCGAGTTTGCGACAGTCTATTGTTTGCTAATATTAACGAAATGGCGAAATTTGTCTCATTGGATGATAAGAATACGACATATGACAACCTCTTCACAATGATTGAGTTCGGCCATCGCGGTAAAACTTCCCTACTACTCACACTCCTCAAAGCAGCCACACTAGGCCTACGCAACCAACCAAGTTACAGAGAGTACACCTTTACCATTCTCGATGAGTTAGCCGTCCAGTGTGATGGAGAAATCGATACACTACAAGCAGGTGCGAAGGTGACGATAAAAAGCCGCCCACATGCTATCGACTCGCTGCACTAA
- a CDS encoding 30S ribosomal protein S13 (RAAC3_TM7_1_739) has translation MARIAGVTIPSEKQVHIALTYIYGIGKKHSRDILAAAKIEPTTRVKDLTEAEEQRLREVIDSSYTVEGDLQRLVTNNIKRLKDVGAYRGLRHKAGLPVNGQRTRTNARTRKGRAVAVGGTQPKAASKT, from the coding sequence ATGGCTCGAATTGCTGGGGTAACCATCCCATCAGAAAAGCAAGTGCATATCGCTCTTACCTACATTTACGGTATTGGCAAAAAGCACTCTCGAGACATCCTTGCGGCGGCGAAGATAGAGCCGACCACTCGGGTGAAAGATCTCACCGAGGCTGAAGAACAGCGACTTCGCGAGGTAATTGATTCCAGTTACACCGTTGAAGGCGATCTCCAACGTCTCGTTACTAACAATATTAAGCGCCTCAAGGACGTCGGTGCCTACCGTGGCCTACGTCACAAGGCAGGCTTGCCGGTTAATGGCCAGCGAACCCGTACGAATGCACGAACTCGTAAGGGGCGCGCAGTAGCCGTCGGCGGCACACAACCTAAAGCAGCAAGTAAGACCTAG
- a CDS encoding ribosomal protein L13, nonfunctional (RAAC3_TM7_1_734), with protein sequence MKTYSQKPSEVTRRWVLIDAKDAPLGRVATEIAKYLIGKYKPTYTPHIDGGDYVVVINAKEVKVTGDKEEGKIYYRHSGFPGGIKDASLKEVREKFPERIIENAVKGMLPKNKLSPERMQRLRVFPGSDHAHTAQTPEKVEVK encoded by the coding sequence ATGAAAACCTACTCTCAAAAGCCAAGTGAAGTTACTCGCCGCTGGGTACTGATTGACGCCAAAGACGCACCTCTTGGTCGCGTTGCTACGGAAATCGCAAAGTATCTGATCGGCAAGTACAAGCCGACCTACACACCGCACATTGACGGTGGCGACTACGTCGTCGTGATTAATGCTAAAGAAGTTAAAGTAACTGGCGATAAAGAAGAAGGCAAGATCTACTACCGACACAGCGGTTTTCCTGGCGGTATCAAAGACGCAAGCCTCAAGGAAGTCCGTGAGAAGTTCCCTGAGCGCATTATCGAAAACGCCGTCAAGGGTATGTTACCAAAGAATAAACTGTCACCAGAGCGCATGCAGCGCCTGAGAGTTTTCCCTGGTAGCGATCACGCCCACACCGCTCAGACGCCAGAGAAAGTTGAGGTAAAGTAG
- a CDS encoding ribosomal protein S4 (RAAC3_TM7_1_737), with protein MARDTSPIVKQSRREGYALHPKAHKILVKKPGIPGQHSGGRQSKPSLYQIQLREKQKVRRLYGLLEKQFAKLMKEATRRDGLAGENLLQLLELRLDNAVYRASFATSRRASRQLVSHGHFMLNGRRVDIPSIRVKAGDVITVREKSVKSGYFSQINDVVANSLQGPLSWLKSDTKKLTIEITGQPKREEAETDINEQLIVEYYSR; from the coding sequence ATGGCACGAGATACATCACCGATTGTGAAACAAAGTCGCCGTGAAGGCTATGCCCTTCACCCTAAGGCGCACAAGATTCTAGTAAAGAAACCTGGTATCCCAGGGCAGCACTCGGGCGGCCGTCAGAGTAAGCCAAGCCTGTACCAGATCCAGTTACGCGAGAAACAGAAGGTTCGCCGACTGTACGGTCTTCTCGAAAAGCAGTTTGCCAAATTAATGAAAGAAGCCACACGCCGTGACGGTCTGGCTGGCGAAAACCTGCTGCAGCTTCTCGAGCTACGTCTTGATAACGCTGTCTACCGTGCAAGTTTCGCGACTTCACGCCGCGCATCCCGACAGCTTGTCTCACACGGTCACTTTATGCTCAACGGCCGCCGCGTCGACATTCCGTCGATCCGCGTCAAAGCTGGCGACGTTATCACCGTTCGTGAAAAAAGCGTCAAGAGCGGCTACTTCTCACAGATCAATGATGTCGTTGCTAACTCCCTCCAAGGTCCACTCAGCTGGCTAAAGAGCGACACCAAGAAGCTAACTATCGAGATCACTGGCCAGCCAAAGCGAGAAGAAGCCGAGACTGATATCAATGAACAATTAATCGTTGAGTACTACTCACGCTAA
- a CDS encoding hypothetical protein (RAAC3_TM7_1_743) — MATGLEIKQTRSFSPVRWILRLIFLALIILIGYYGLRWYNTGELPFNLPIASADPSVNETPVSQEQRKNYTVKADEPRYFSIPKLGIENARITPIKLDSHRQFEQPKYLDDVGWYSESAQPGQDYGAVVLNGHSRGKARNGVLARLTDLKTGDVIKLERGDGKRFTYTVYDVHEMPTLNALKTGIPQAMYPVDDTKEGLSVITSSGHWVPKNADYSYRTILRAVRK, encoded by the coding sequence ATGGCAACGGGACTAGAAATAAAACAAACACGTAGCTTTAGCCCAGTGCGGTGGATTTTACGTCTTATATTTCTTGCCCTTATTATTCTCATCGGCTACTATGGCCTTCGTTGGTACAACACGGGCGAATTGCCGTTTAATTTACCGATAGCCTCTGCCGACCCGAGCGTCAATGAGACTCCGGTGAGTCAAGAGCAGCGTAAGAACTATACTGTCAAGGCTGATGAACCACGCTACTTCTCGATCCCTAAGCTTGGCATAGAGAACGCACGTATCACTCCGATCAAGCTCGACAGCCACCGTCAGTTTGAACAACCTAAATATTTGGACGACGTCGGCTGGTACAGCGAGAGTGCGCAACCGGGACAAGATTATGGAGCTGTCGTGCTCAATGGTCATAGTAGAGGCAAGGCGCGAAACGGCGTACTAGCGCGTCTTACCGATCTAAAGACAGGCGATGTGATAAAGCTTGAGCGCGGTGACGGTAAAAGATTTACCTATACTGTCTACGATGTTCACGAGATGCCGACTCTAAACGCACTAAAGACTGGCATCCCGCAGGCAATGTACCCCGTCGATGACACTAAAGAAGGGTTATCGGTAATTACGTCAAGTGGTCACTGGGTGCCAAAAAATGCAGACTATAGCTACCGTACAATCCTCCGTGCTGTCCGTAAGTAA
- a CDS encoding ribosomal protein S9 (RAAC3_TM7_1_733) codes for MADSKYVYGLGRRKSATARARLFKGKGEITINDKTASDYLDGNKTLLAEVTDPLALVNKQKDYDITIRVSGGGLSGQVDAIKLAIAKALTTEHSDLRSTLKKAEFLKRDPREKERKKYGLRSARKREQYSKR; via the coding sequence ATGGCAGATAGTAAATATGTCTACGGCCTTGGCCGCCGCAAGAGTGCCACGGCACGCGCCCGCCTGTTTAAGGGTAAGGGTGAGATTACGATTAACGACAAGACAGCTAGCGATTACCTAGACGGCAACAAGACGCTGCTCGCCGAAGTGACCGACCCACTGGCGCTGGTCAACAAGCAAAAAGATTACGATATTACCATCCGTGTCTCGGGTGGTGGTCTCAGTGGCCAGGTGGACGCCATCAAGCTGGCAATCGCCAAAGCATTGACCACCGAGCACAGTGACCTCCGTAGTACGCTTAAAAAAGCCGAATTCCTGAAGCGTGACCCACGCGAGAAGGAACGCAAGAAATACGGCCTACGTTCAGCTCGTAAACGTGAGCAATACTCAAAGCGTTAA
- the infA gene encoding translation initiation factor IF-1 (RAAC3_TM7_1_741) codes for MQGTVVEALPNTQFKVELENGHSIIAHISGKMRKHYIRLVPGDKVEVEMTPYDLTKGRISFRLRDERPSVAA; via the coding sequence ATGCAAGGTACGGTAGTGGAAGCACTGCCTAATACCCAATTCAAGGTGGAACTGGAGAATGGTCATAGTATCATCGCCCACATCAGCGGCAAAATGCGCAAGCACTATATCCGCCTGGTACCGGGTGATAAGGTAGAAGTTGAGATGACCCCTTACGATCTCACGAAGGGACGAATCAGCTTCCGCCTACGAGACGAGCGACCAAGCGTCGCTGCATAA
- a CDS encoding preprotein translocase subunit SecY, nonfunctional (RAAC3_TM7_1_744): protein MNWKTIIKSLKNTDMRKRLLVLLGLVVIYRFLAHIPVPLAEPAQMKEVINSVVSGSDFGGFLNLLSGGALASFSVVLVGLSPFITASVITQLLTKAVPKLEELHKDGESGRRKIQQWTRIITVPLAVVQSIAFVYILRQSVLAGNTTTALDHTSLMQWVVAVGAMTAGSILLMWLGEIMTEQGVGNGLSLLIFAGIVSQMPQTLQSIGASLVDTSSGGLSVFGWFELPINPLAFWIVLAIVLASLAVLYLLVKINEAQRVVTINYAKRVQGNSSYGGVKSILPMKLIAAGVIPVIFAVAFLSLPAFIGQVLKATGNADYVEIGNNLITWFQTPNPGQFTGSTAQAFIYPGMYFLLVIAFTYFYTGIVFNANEIAENLQKQGGFIEGIRPGEQTEKYLSSTMNRLILFGSFVLGAIAVLPYIAEYILYQFAGVQNSNLAIGGTGILIVVSVALESLRQINSRALMVTYDDYK from the coding sequence ATGAACTGGAAAACTATCATTAAATCACTGAAGAATACCGATATGCGCAAGCGTTTGCTGGTGCTGCTCGGTCTTGTTGTGATTTATCGCTTCCTGGCTCATATACCCGTACCTCTCGCCGAGCCTGCTCAAATGAAAGAAGTCATCAATAGCGTTGTCAGTGGCAGCGATTTTGGTGGCTTCTTGAACTTATTATCCGGTGGGGCACTGGCTAGCTTCTCGGTCGTCCTTGTCGGCCTCAGTCCATTTATTACCGCCAGCGTTATCACGCAGCTACTGACAAAAGCCGTACCCAAGCTCGAGGAGTTGCATAAAGACGGTGAGTCAGGTCGACGTAAGATCCAGCAGTGGACACGTATCATTACCGTGCCACTTGCCGTGGTGCAGTCAATCGCCTTCGTCTATATTCTGCGTCAGTCGGTACTTGCGGGCAACACTACCACGGCACTCGACCATACCTCGCTAATGCAGTGGGTAGTTGCCGTTGGTGCTATGACTGCAGGTTCGATTCTGTTGATGTGGCTCGGTGAGATCATGACCGAACAAGGTGTCGGTAACGGACTTAGCTTGCTGATCTTTGCCGGCATTGTTAGTCAGATGCCGCAGACACTGCAATCAATCGGTGCTTCGCTCGTTGACACGTCTTCTGGTGGCCTCAGTGTCTTCGGCTGGTTTGAGCTACCTATTAACCCGCTGGCATTCTGGATCGTCCTGGCGATCGTGCTAGCCTCACTGGCTGTCTTGTACCTGCTCGTAAAGATCAATGAAGCCCAGCGCGTTGTAACGATCAATTACGCCAAGCGTGTGCAGGGAAACTCGTCGTACGGTGGTGTCAAAAGTATTCTACCGATGAAACTGATCGCTGCCGGCGTGATCCCCGTCATCTTCGCCGTGGCATTCCTTAGCTTGCCAGCCTTCATCGGACAGGTACTAAAGGCTACTGGTAATGCTGACTACGTTGAGATCGGCAACAATCTTATCACTTGGTTTCAGACGCCAAATCCTGGCCAGTTTACCGGCAGTACGGCGCAAGCCTTTATCTATCCTGGTATGTATTTTCTGCTTGTGATCGCCTTCACTTACTTTTATACCGGCATTGTCTTTAATGCCAACGAGATTGCCGAGAATCTGCAAAAACAAGGTGGCTTTATCGAAGGCATCAGGCCAGGTGAGCAAACCGAAAAATATCTTTCGAGTACTATGAACCGCTTGATTCTCTTCGGTTCGTTCGTACTGGGTGCCATCGCCGTTCTGCCGTATATCGCTGAGTATATCCTTTATCAGTTTGCTGGGGTACAAAACAGCAACCTGGCTATCGGTGGCACCGGTATCCTGATCGTCGTATCAGTGGCTCTCGAGAGCCTGCGACAGATCAACTCGCGGGCGCTGATGGTCACTTACGACGACTACAAGTAG
- the rpmJ gene encoding 50S ribosomal protein L36 (RAAC3_TM7_1_740), giving the protein MKVRASVKKISPDDQLVRRKGRLRVINKKKPKNKQRQG; this is encoded by the coding sequence ATGAAAGTTCGTGCGAGCGTCAAGAAAATCAGTCCTGACGACCAGTTGGTTCGCCGTAAAGGCCGCCTGCGGGTTATCAACAAGAAAAAACCTAAGAATAAGCAAAGGCAGGGTTAA
- a CDS encoding hypothetical protein (RAAC3_TM7_1_742): MPKTVFAVCERTVLRGRKIGGVKLSQGGEWITPFI, from the coding sequence ATGCCAAAAACAGTGTTTGCTGTCTGCGAAAGAACTGTGCTGCGCGGTCGCAAGATTGGTGGCGTAAAGCTATCGCAGGGCGGTGAGTGGATTACTCCATTCATCTAG
- the rplQ gene encoding 50S ribosomal protein L17 (RAAC3_TM7_1_735), which produces MHRHGYKGRKFGRERDQRRALLKGLATSLVEHGKIETTLPKAKELVRYIEKLITKAKKGDLANRRRVIAGLSTQAAAFKLVDEIAPQLGGRTSGHVRVERTRIRKGDGAEMATISFVDKLSEEPKEGPARPAGQAGAK; this is translated from the coding sequence ATGCACAGACACGGATATAAAGGACGAAAATTCGGCCGAGAACGCGACCAGCGCCGCGCCTTGCTAAAAGGCTTGGCGACGAGCCTTGTTGAACATGGCAAGATCGAAACCACCCTGCCAAAGGCAAAAGAATTGGTTCGCTACATCGAAAAGCTGATTACAAAAGCAAAGAAAGGTGACCTCGCAAACCGCCGTAGAGTGATCGCTGGTCTCAGTACGCAGGCGGCCGCTTTCAAACTGGTGGATGAAATTGCCCCACAACTAGGTGGCCGCACTAGCGGACACGTACGCGTTGAGCGTACTCGTATCCGCAAGGGTGATGGCGCTGAAATGGCAACGATAAGCTTCGTAGATAAGCTTAGTGAAGAACCTAAAGAAGGACCTGCCCGCCCTGCAGGGCAGGCGGGGGCTAAATAA
- a CDS encoding ribosomal protein L15 (RAAC3_TM7_1_745), which translates to MKYNELQVSSSKDRKRVGRGISAGQGKTAGRGTKGQNARTGKKLRATFQGGQRALVQAIPKNRGFKSLRTPAQVVYLDHLNAFKGKVADNFSLYEAGLIATPFHTVKVIARGELTEKVTLNVQAASASVQAAVKAAGGAFNKTDTPLPKSAKEAEKADK; encoded by the coding sequence ATGAAATACAATGAACTCCAAGTAAGCTCAAGCAAAGATCGCAAGCGCGTTGGCCGCGGTATTTCAGCCGGCCAGGGAAAGACCGCTGGACGTGGTACAAAGGGTCAGAATGCCCGTACTGGTAAAAAGCTTCGTGCTACCTTCCAGGGTGGTCAACGAGCCCTTGTTCAGGCCATACCGAAGAATCGTGGCTTCAAAAGCCTCCGTACACCGGCACAGGTTGTGTACCTTGACCACCTAAATGCCTTCAAGGGCAAAGTCGCGGACAACTTTTCGCTGTATGAAGCAGGCCTGATCGCAACACCATTTCACACAGTGAAGGTTATTGCACGTGGTGAACTGACTGAAAAAGTCACACTAAATGTTCAAGCTGCCAGTGCAAGCGTACAAGCGGCCGTAAAGGCAGCCGGTGGTGCGTTTAATAAAACCGACACACCACTGCCGAAAAGTGCTAAAGAAGCCGAAAAAGCCGACAAATAG
- a CDS encoding ribosomal protein S5, nonfunctional (RAAC3_TM7_1_746), whose translation MAEISASTTPRAGASASRPRGGRRDDRRNAPRIEEPKQFEEVVINIDRVARVVKGGRRFRFKALVVVGDRKTKVGVGVSKGADVQSAISKATDVAKKNMIIIPVVNTTIPHDAEVKLSGARVLIKPAAPGTGIIAGGVVRQVIGVTGITNLLSKSLGSTNKVNIAYATIEALKSLVPKDQWLNSSTKTPKSVSTDTEKPKTKVKEGGEK comes from the coding sequence ATGGCTGAAATATCAGCAAGTACTACCCCGCGCGCAGGAGCTTCGGCTTCACGACCTCGTGGTGGTCGCCGTGATGATCGGCGAAATGCCCCTCGCATTGAGGAGCCAAAACAGTTTGAAGAAGTCGTGATCAATATCGACCGTGTTGCCCGTGTTGTAAAGGGTGGACGTCGTTTCCGCTTTAAGGCACTAGTCGTCGTCGGTGACCGCAAGACCAAAGTCGGCGTCGGTGTCTCAAAAGGCGCGGACGTCCAGTCGGCTATCTCGAAAGCAACAGATGTTGCTAAGAAGAATATGATTATCATCCCGGTCGTCAATACCACTATTCCACACGACGCTGAAGTCAAGCTGTCGGGTGCTCGTGTACTGATCAAGCCGGCGGCTCCCGGTACCGGTATTATCGCCGGTGGTGTCGTCCGTCAGGTGATCGGTGTGACCGGCATTACCAATCTACTCTCGAAGAGTCTTGGTTCGACCAACAAGGTCAACATCGCCTATGCAACGATCGAAGCTCTAAAGAGCCTTGTGCCAAAAGACCAGTGGCTGAATTCATCCACAAAAACACCAAAGAGCGTCTCGACGGACACTGAGAAGCCAAAGACTAAGGTAAAGGAAGGAGGCGAGAAGTAG